CAGGGAAGGAGCAGATTTGCCCGCTAGGGCTGCTTGGGATGACAAAGCGCCAGCAGGGGGCGCCGAAATGGCATcccatcactcattcattaaatcgtatttattgagcgcctactggggccGGCCTCCCTAACTGCCGGTTTCAGGGGTGGTTtttgatggtagttgttaagcacttactgtgcgtcagacactgaactaaacactggggtcgtaCCAGGTTGGATAAAGCTCAATTtgtttgagatgtacatcaccttgattctatttattgctattgttttaatgagatgttcatccccttgattctatttattgctattgtttttgtctgtctccccccgattagactgtaagcccatcagtgggcagggactgtctctgttgccgatttgtacattccaagcgcttagtacactgctctgcacatagtaagcgctcaataaatactattgaatgaatgaatgaatgacaaagtccgtgtcccacatgggctcacagttttaatctccctcttacagatgaggaaactgaggcccagagaaatgaagtgacttgcctgaagtcacacagcaaacaagtgggcagagcagggattagaaccctgatccactgactcccaagcctgggctctttccattagcctacTAGCCAGTTGGTTTGTTAAGGTTTGGCTCCACCCCggcatcctaataataattatggtattgattaagcactatgtgccaggcactgtaccagtggctgggttagatacaagagcatcaggACAGACCTTGCCCCGATGGGGCTCTcactccaagggggagggagaacacgcattgaatccccacttaaagatgaggaaagtgagtgaagtgacttgcccaaggtcacacagtgggacagttacagaggcaggattagaatccagattctgtcatatttattgagtgcttactgtgtgcagagcattgtactaagcacttgggagagtataaggtaatataacagatacatttcctgcccggaacaaatttagagtctagagggggagagagacagtaatagaaataaagaaatgacagttaTGGACGTAAAAGCcccgggggctgggagagaggacaaataacgggagcaagtcagggcgatgcagaagggaacgggagaagaggaaaggagggcttagggaaggcctctgggaggaaatgggccttcagtacagatttgaaaggggagagtcattgtcagataggaggagggagggtattccgggtcagaggcaggatatgggtgagaaattggtggcaaaatagatgagattttggtgcagtgaaaaggttagtgttacaggagcgaagtgtgtaggctgggttgtagtagacttccaggtctgggctcttccaCTATACTACAGCAGCTGACCAAGCCCAACTTGAATAACAGGAAATGGATCTAAACTGTGTCATAAGTAAGACACTAGGAAGCGTCCCATCAGGCGGCTTCAGCACTGATGCAGACCCCCATGTGTGAAGCGTCACCTCCAACCCTGGGAGGTTTTGATCTTTTGATCGTGTTGGGATTTTGGGCAGGGGCTGGCCCAGAACACTCTGCCCTTCCAGCTCGAGGACCCAACATAAAATCgtaatttttttttggtggtatttgttaagcatttcctatgtgtcagCTTCTGTACAGAGCAAGGGGTAGATTGAAActaaactggttggacacagtctgtgtcccgcatgtggctcacagtcctcatctccactttacagatgaagtaactaaggcacagagaaattgactcacccaaggccacagcaggcaagtggtggagctgggattagaacccaggtccttcagatttacaggcccaaggtctatccactaggccacactgattctactGTTATTCTTACTAATCGTGGTagctcttaagcactcactatgggcctaGCGCCATATTAAGCACGGGGTGATTCAAGATACGCAGAACTCGGTCCATTTCCCACAAGGTTCAAGTTAAGTGTGAaagagaaaagatatttaaaccccattgtacagatgaggaaactgaggcagaaaagttaagtgacttgcttgtccAAAGCCTGCGCAAGTCGCCAAAAATCCAACTCGTGGACCAGGACAGTCAGCCCCTGCCCAGTGGGGCCTTTGGCATGATCCCTTTCCAAACCCATTTCGGAAAGAGTTGGGCATTGGTGCTGGCAATCTATcaagcaattatatttatcgagcgcttactgtatgcagagcactataccaaacacttgggagagtacttagggtagatgcaagataatcgagttggacacagtccttgtcccacatggagctcacaggcttaataataataataataataattatggtattaagtgtttattaggtgccaggcactgttctaagcactggggtagatacaagataattgggttatacacagtccctgtcccacatagggctcatagtctcaacccccattttcagatgagggaacaggcccagagaagtgaaacgactttcccaagatcacacagcagacaagtgtcagagtcaggattagaactcatgacctaacccatgaccttccaactcccaagcccaggctctagccactaggccatgccgcttcactaagtaggagagagaacaagtatttatccgcacttttgcagatgaggaaaccgaggcccggagaagtgagttgcctaaggtcacatgagAGGCACGTGGtccagctggattagaacccaggtcctctgagtccaaggcccaggctcaTCCCCACCCACCGGGGCTCTAGGTCCCACCCGCTTCTTCCCCTAACCCTTGGCCATGCTCACTGCACTTAGCCCTGCCTCctgagccccccaacccccctactTAGGGCCCCTCCCGACATCCTAACCAGTCCCACCCttctctttttattcattcattaattcaatagtatttatggagcgcttactgtgtgcagagcactgtcctcagcgcttggaatgtacaatcggcaatagagacaatctctgcccaatatggggctgacagtctaaagccCCAACCACCACCTTTGGACCCCACCCACCGACCTTGCTCACCCTGCGACcctgccaagcagcgtggctcagtggagagagcccggcttgccaaattgtacattccaagcgcttagtactgtgctctgcatgcagtaagtgtccaataaatacgactgagtcagaggtcgtgggttctaattctgcctccgccacttgtcagctgtgtgactttgggcaagtcacttcacttctctgggcttcagtgacctcatttggaaaatggggatgaagactgtcaggcccatgtggggcagcctcatccccttgaaataataataataataacatttgtagaagcagcatggttcggtggaaagagtacgggcttgggagtcagaggtaatgggttcaaatccctgttaagccgcttgtcagctgtgtgactttgggcaagtcacttctctgtgcctcagttccctcatctggaaaatggggatgaagcctgtgagccccacgtgggacaacctgatcaccctgtatcctccccattgctcagaacaatgctttgcacatagtaagggcttaacaaatgccataattaataatgttagtaagcgcttaacaaataccatgtgcagagcactgttctaagcgctggggagatacagggtaatcaggttgtcccacgtgaggctcacaggcttcatccccattttacagatgaagatgcttctctaattattatttgtttataaggataatcagactgtcccatatgaggctcagtcttaatccccgttttccagaggaagtaactgaggctcagagaagtgaagtgacttgcccgcaatcacacagctgacaaggggcagagctgggattcgcacccatgacctctgactcccaagcccgggctctttccactgagccacgctgcttctcaagaccgcgagcccgttgtcaggtagggattgtctctatctgttgtccaagtgtaccttccaaatgctcagtatagtgcactgcacccaataagtgctcaatacagcgtggttcagtggaaaaagcacgggctttggagtcagaggtcatgagttcgaatcccagctctgccacttgtcagctgtgtgactgtgggcaagtcacttcacttctctgggcctcagttccctcatctgtgaaatggggattaagactgtgagccccacgtgggacaacccgattcccctgtgtctactcctatagcttagaacagtgctgtgcacatagtaagcgcataacaaataccaacactattaataaatacgatggaatgaatgaatgaatagtaagcgctgaaccaataccatcattagccccgccccctctccgcgCGGCCCCCGCCCACCCAAGCTCCTGTCACTCaccggacggggggcggggctccggctCCTCGGCGTCCAGTGAGAtgcgcccgggggcggggccgagcttCCCCGGCGGCTAATcggaaggggcggagcgggggccgCACGGGGGCgctgttcctcctcctgctcctcccggaGCCGCCGCGGGCTGCgcgcgcacccccccccccccccccgccgctcgccgCGCGGCCCCGACCCCCCCGCCGGGGGCGCGCGCGGTGGGGCGCGCGGCCGCGGGAGCCATGGAGCTGAGCGGCAAGAAGAAGCTGCACGCGCTGTCGCTGGCGGAGAAGATCCAGGTGCTGCAGCTGCTGGACGAGTCGAAGATGTCGCAGTCGGAGGTGGCGCGGCGGTTCCAGGTGTCGCAGCCGCAGATCTCCCGCATCTGCAAGAACAAGGAGCGGCTGCTGGCCGACTGGTGCAGCGGCACCGCCAACCGCCAGCGCAAGCGCCGGCGCGAGTCCAAGTACAGCGGCCTCGACGAGGCCCTGCTCTGCTGGCACCACCTCGCCCGGGCCAAGGGCTGGGACCTGGGCGGCCCCGTCCTGCTGCACAAGGCCAAGGAGCTGGCCCGCGTCCTGGGCCAGGACTTCGTGCCCAGCGTCGGCTGGCTGGTCCGCTGGAAGCGCCGCAACAACGTGGCCCTCGGggcccgccgcccgggccccccgccccgggccccccgccccgggccccccgacgACGTCTTCGGCTGCGCCGAGGTGCCCTTGCTCTACCGGGCCGTGCCCGGCGGGACCGGCCCCCCGGAGCGGGTGCGGGTGCTGCTGTGCGCCAACGGccggggcacggagaagccaaggcCGCTGGTGGTCGGGGGgcggcccctgcccctccccgcgggCCGCGGCCGGGCCCTGCCCGTCCTCtaccgccccgggcccggcctgccCTGGGCCGAGTGGCTGGGCGAGCTGGACCGGGAGCTGGGCCGGCGGGCCCGGAGGGCGGCCTTGCTGCTGCCCGGCCGGCTGGcgggcgaggcggcggcggcggcggcggcggccctggCCCCGCTGCCGCACGTCAGCCCGCTGcccgccgcccccgaccccctgcccGGCCTCGTCGTCCGGGACTTCAAGGCCCGCTACCGGCGGCGCCTGCTGGCCAAGCTGGCCGCCctgcgggccccgggggcccgggccgtcACCCTGCTGGACGCCCTGCACATGGTGGCCGCCGCCTGGGCCGGGGTGCCCGCCCGCCTCATCGCCGGCTGCttcgcccgggccgggcccgaccccggccccgaccccggccccgaccccggccccggcctgcccccggccccccgcggccTCAGCCCGGACGAGTTCGCCCGCTTCGTGGACctggaggacgaggagggggcgcctggcgggggcagggaggagggcgaAGGCGGGGAGGGCGACGGCGGGGAGGGCGCCTCGGACCCGCCGCCCACCGGAGCCGAGGCCCTGCGGGCCCTGGGTACCCTGCGCCGCTGGCTGGAGTGCAACGGGGCCTCCCCCGACCTCTTCGCCAAGTTTTACGACTgcgaagaggaggtggagaggctgTGCTGCCCCTGAGCCCCTCCAGGACCCGCCACCGACGTCCACGCTGTTTCCCACGGAAACGCCCGTGGCCCGGGGTTGCACCTTTCCCGGGGAAATGacgccccgggggtggggaggaagggagccgggcccgggcccggtgaGGAGGGGGCCCCGAATCTccagcagcctggctcggtggaaagagcccgggcttgggagtcagaggtcatgggttcgaatcccggctctgccgcctgtcagctgggtgactgtggacaagtcatctcacctctctggacctcggtgacctcatctggaaaatggggattaactgggagcctcacgtgggaccacctgatgaccccggatctcccccagcgcttagaacggtgctctgcacagagtcagcgcttaacaaagaccaacattattattatcatctccgaCGCGGTCCCTCGCATCAGAGGGTGGCCTGAAGCGTTGGAATTTCCAGCCGCTCTGGCGtctggccttcccagcctggggaAGATAAAGTTTTTAAATGGAGAGGGGATGGCTTCCGCAGAGGGCGAGGGAGGCCAGAAACACCGATTCCTAGCCTCTTCCCCTCATAATAagaagtaataacgttggtatttgttaagcgcttactatgtgccgagcactgttctaagcactggggtatacagggtaatcaggttgtcccacgtgaggctcacagtcttcatccccattttacagatgaggtcactgaggcccagagaagtgaagtgacttgccccaaggccacacagctgacaagtggccgttaCTTGGGAGTCTGTTGCGGGTGGGAGCATTCATCCTTGACCCCTGAGCAGGGTCAGAGCACTGGAGAGTCTGAGCTggggcaccccctccccaccccgcccaggtGAGAAGCAGGGCGTGGGAACCCCCTGTAGGGGGGCGGGGGTCTTAGaagtggggggtggtggggtgtgAGGGGAGGGCCGGGCTGGGGAAGCAGGTGAGACCCAGACCAAGAACTCTACCTCTGCAGGAAGGCTCCAGGCCCGTCCTAgtagacctagagaagcagcctggcctggtggaaaaagcccggagcCTGGCTggcggaaggacctgtgttccaatcccagccctgccacctgtctgccgtgtgactctaggcaagtcacttcacatctctgggcctcggttacctcatctgtaaagtgggggaaagcctgtgaaccccacgtgggacaggaactgtgtcctacccgatttgatttgattgtatccaccctggcgcttaggccagtgcctggcacatagcaagcacttaataaataccacaattactgttaccaCCCTCAaccctgacttagtggaaagagcacaggcttgggagtcagaggttgtgggttctaatcctgaccccgccacttttcggctgggtgacttagggcaaacccgttaacttctctgtgcctcagttacctcatctggaaaatggggattaagactgtgagccccatctgggacaacctgataaccttgtatctaccccagcactgagaacagtgcttggcacgtagtaagcacttaacaaataccgtcattattaagagaagcagcctggcttagtggaaagaacacgggcttgggagtcagaggatgtggtttctaatcccagctccaccacttgtctgctgagtgaccttgggcaagccacttcacttctctgtgtctgttacctcatctggaaaatgagggttaagactgtcagccccaagtgggataacttgattatgctgtatctaccccagcacttagaacagtgcctggcacctaataagcatttaacaaatacaattattaccttGGCCTTTCCCTGCCTGGTGTCTCCAGCTGCCATCCTCCCTGACCTTTGACCTTGGCCCCAGCTGGGGACTTGACCAATCTGGCTCCTGCCCCCTTGGAGCAGCACCTGCATATTATGCCCGGTTGGGTTTGACCCATTAGAGCAGAGACTGGCAATAACTTTATcagagacggaggcccagtggttcccccggccccagccttGGAGCGTTTGGCCAGAGGGCAGAGGTCACAGGCAGGGTGGGATTCAGGTGCAGGCAGGAACCAGCTGCGGAAGAAGCAAACCAGCCTCCTGAGGGGGAGTGAGTTTAGCTCTCCTGTAGCCCAGTCAGTCTGCCACAGTGTCTTGTACTGTACCCAGttgaggaagggggcagaggctTGGGGGTAAAGGGGGGCCTGGGCCTCAAAGCCTGGGGAGACTGTGTCTCagccttttcctccctcattcgggagttcctcaaggcccCTTCACAGAGAGCCCCTTTGGGGGTGggcgaagggagtgggggatgagtcGGGGCCGGCCCCGCAGTAGCACAAATGGCAAATGGAATCGCCCACCTCAGAAATGCCCCTTGTTttccaagggaagcagtgtggcctaatggaaagacacagccctggaaggcagttctgatcccagctctgccgcttaactgctttgtgaatgtgggcaagtcatttcacttctttctaCTTCCATTTTCTTGTCTCTAAAATAGGGCtagaatcctcctccctcccacttggactgtgagccctttgtggccgCGCAGATTTATCCTATAttaagcacataggaagcatttaacaaatataaaattatTATTCCGGGGGGGCAGGAAGAGCAGGGGTCCAGCTTGACAAGAGGCTGGGGGATGCTGCTTGGGAGGATAGGCCCGGCCACAGTTGGGGTCAGGGGTGCTGTGTTGCCCAGGCGAGTGGGTAGATGGGAACTAGACAGCATCACCCATGGGGGTGCCAGGCCTCCAACTCCAGCTGTCCCCgaccagggaaaagggaggaggggcccAAGATCATACTCAACAGCTGAACCTGTACCAGCAACCCAGGGGAGCGGGGAAGGAAGGTGAGGCTGTGAGCCAGGGTTGCCGGGTCAAAGGCAGGGCCCCGGGGCCCTGTAAGTGGTCTGATTCTGGGAGACCAATAGGGGGAGGAGGgctccatgtttcctcactgggCTGGAATTTTATTGTTCTGAGGCTGAGAGTAGTTGCACAGCCCAAATGCCCCCACGGCCCAGGCTGGCTCACAAGAGGAGGGACGGAGGCTGGAGAGCTAGCGGTAACTCcggcctcccttccatccccgaCTCCGGGTCTGGGCAGAATCACCATCCTCCTAGCCGGCGTTGGCGGCAGCTCCGCCGGGAGCAGCGCCGGGCCGGAGGACGATCGGCCGGTCGGCCCCGGTTGCCCGTCTGGCCTCCGTCGCCCATCCGGCGGCGTCCCCGCGGGCCCCGGCTCAGCCCAAGAGCCGCAGCAGCTGTTCGTAGCTGAAGAAGGTGACGGCGTTGACGGGGAAGGCCCGGGCGCTGTTGAGGGTCAGCCCCCGGAAGAAGACCCCCGGCCCATCCCGGCGGACGCTCCTCACCACGCAGTCCAGCAGCCCCCGGTAGGCCCGCCGCTCCGGCCCGTCCATCTGCATGCGGGATTTCACCACGTCCAGGGGGGTGGCCGTGACCCAGGAGGCCGTCCCGGCGCAGCCCCCGGCTACCAGCATGGTGGCCGGGCCTGTGGGCGGAAGGTGAACCCGAGGCGTCGACCTCCCCACGaggaggcccgcctcctcccaccccttcgcTCGCCCTCCGGGCCCCTTTGCTTACCGGGGTCCCCGCCCTCAGGGGTGAGCCAGCGGCACAGGCCCTGGTAGGTGAGGAAGTAGAGTCCGGAGGTGGGTGTATCCCGCAGCACCAAAGCCCAGGCTCCCCGGAAGAGGCCCAGGGGCCCCTCCTCCCGCAGGATGGCCCCCGTGCAGTGCAGGGGACCCCGGTAGCGGGGCGGAGCCCCCCCTCCGGCCGCCCGCGCTTCCGTCTGGTTCTGCAGCCGCACTTTGACGAGGTCCACGGGAGCCAGGAAGTaggcctgtgggggtgggaaaCAGTGAGGGCTAAGGGCTGGGTGGGCCAAAGTGGCTTGGTGGAGAGGCCCGGGCCCACTTCGCCACGCCCAGAGAAGGTTGAAACCAGGGagtgagggcattcattcatatttattgagcacttactgtgtgcagagcactctcctaagcccttgggagagtctgagTGGCAGCTGAGGGAGCCGTCCCCCTCGTCCCTCCCCGGGGTCCCGTCCTGACCTTCCCCAACTCGCCCTGTATGGAGGGCAGAGGGTGCTCTGTCCCCCAACTACTGCAGTTCCAGGGGTTCCCCTGCTATCATGGGCTGGGCCTGCACATGCCTAGCCTCTTGGATCCTTCCAACCACTCCTGCTGctaattattattcccctctcccccggcctggGGCCCCCAGAGCGGTTGGGTGGCTTATTAATGTTCATAAATGATTTAACACCAGCCGGGCCCCTCGGGGTCTGTAGAGCTGACCATCGCTGGGAGAGGGTCAGGCCGAGGACCCGGAGcaggggctggactgggctgaggGTCGGAGGTCAGGGCTGGGATAGTaaagatgacatttgttaaatgcttaatatgtgcccagcactgttctaagcgctgggtggatacaaggtaatcgggttgtccatgtggggctgacagtcttcattcccattttacagatgaggtaactgagacacagagaagttaagtgccttgcccaaagtcacagctgacaagtggcagagctgagattagtaataatgttggtatttcttaagggtttactgtgtgcagagcactgttctacgcactggggtagatacagggtaatcaggttgtcccacttggggctcacactcttaatccccattttacagatgagggaactgaggcaccgagaagtgaagtgacttgcccaaagtcacacagttgacaggtggtggagctgggattagaacccatgacctctgactcctaaacccgtgctttttctactgagccacgctgcttctcttagtcccAGAATGGTCCCAGAataggggtgtggggagaggaatgaaagcagcagaaagagtttgggcctgggagtcagaagaacttgagttctaatccagctctaccacttgttttctttgtgaccttgggcaagtccttccacttctctgggcctcagtaacttcatctgtaaactggggattgaagactgtgagcctcatgtgagaaagggactgcatccaacctgattagcttggatctaccccagcgcttggaacaatgcctggcacatagtaagcgcttaacaaatcccatgttttttttaaaaaaaaagagcaactgGGGAAAGGCTAATTTTCCCCAGATCCAAAGGATTAGGAAGTGGTGATGAGATCGACTTGGAGATGAGGGCTTGGCCAGGGTCCGACCCCTTCACTCCTGCACCTCGATTCTGCTGTAGGCAGAACACAAAGCTCCAGATgccagtgggggcgggggggcaggcaggagaccccagggctgggagggagagtgggcaggggggctgggaggaatATGGGGGGGCTGCCGTCTCCCCAATCATCAGGTGCACAGCCCCCATCTGGGGGCAcggaaggggcgggggtgggtatGAGCTGTCACCTGGCCTCAGCGTCAGTCCGGTTTGCTAGGGGAGCCAGAGCCGGTAGCTCCATCCATGAGTGTGGTGGTCggggggttgggaagagggggtcCCTAGCCCGGGGCTCCCTGTCCCCATACCGACCTGCACGGCCCCCGCGATGCAGCCGGCGAAGAAGACGTGCTGGTAGGCGGGGGGCTGGGCCCTGCGCTGCTGGGGGGCGGTGGCgctgagcagcagcaggcagTTGCTGTAGACGCCGAACAGCACCGCGTTGACCAGGGCCACGCTTCCCAGCGGGAAGCTCAGACCCTTGAAGAAGCCCAACACCTGCCACCGCAAGGTGGGATGGGGGtcaggggaggaagggtgggaatggggggccgggaggcggggaggggatggaacAGGGCCGGGGaacgggggaggcggggaaggagagtgggagaggaggcaggcgcTGCCTCCACACTGGGCTCGGATGATCACGACACCGAGCCACCCGTCCTTCGGGCCACCCACCCTTCCCCGTGACCACCTGTGGGCCCCATCCCTGGGCTACCGGCCCACCCCCCCAGCAGCTGTAGGGCgggaggcaggaagtggggagtGCGGGGTGGGCCCTGGTCGGGGTCCGGGCTGCCCACCGACTCATGGCGATAAGTTTTGATCACGCAGTCCACGATGCCTCGGTATTTGTTCTGAGTCTGCAACCGGACCTGGGGGAACAGGGGGCCGAGGCCAGAGTCAGGAGCTGGAGCCGGGGGCCGGAGTCCAGAGTGGGGACGAGGGCGGAGGGGCCGGTGACGGCAACCCCCAACCAGCAGCGGGGCCCAGGGGCAGGGCAGCTCCACCCGCCTCCCGGGCCACAGTGAGTCCagcacttccctcctcccagcttttTGGGGAGATGTCcagtcccacccctccctccaccatctggatgtgggatggggggaggcttTACTCCCCGGCCCCAATGCTCTCACCTTCACTGTGTCCATGGGGTGTCCCAGAAGCAACCCCAGTGCCCCTGTGTGGACAGAGAGACCCCATGGCTCCCgatgggggagggtcaggggtgttCACCCGTGCAGTGGTCAGCGTCAGCCCCGGGGAACCTGGTTCTATCAGGGGCCTCTGTTTCTGGCTGGGCGACCCCAGGCCTGCTCCCTC
This portion of the Ornithorhynchus anatinus isolate Pmale09 chromosome 3, mOrnAna1.pri.v4, whole genome shotgun sequence genome encodes:
- the TIGD3 gene encoding tigger transposable element-derived protein 3, producing the protein MELSGKKKLHALSLAEKIQVLQLLDESKMSQSEVARRFQVSQPQISRICKNKERLLADWCSGTANRQRKRRRESKYSGLDEALLCWHHLARAKGWDLGGPVLLHKAKELARVLGQDFVPSVGWLVRWKRRNNVALGARRPGPPPRAPRPGPPDDVFGCAEVPLLYRAVPGGTGPPERVRVLLCANGRGTEKPRPLVVGGRPLPLPAGRGRALPVLYRPGPGLPWAEWLGELDRELGRRARRAALLLPGRLAGEAAAAAAAALAPLPHVSPLPAAPDPLPGLVVRDFKARYRRRLLAKLAALRAPGARAVTLLDALHMVAAAWAGVPARLIAGCFARAGPDPGPDPGPDPGPGLPPAPRGLSPDEFARFVDLEDEEGAPGGGREEGEGGEGDGGEGASDPPPTGAEALRALGTLRRWLECNGASPDLFAKFYDCEEEVERLCCP
- the SLC25A45 gene encoding solute carrier family 25 member 45 isoform X2 is translated as MAAQKPGWGSRLQDVSDPGPFGDPTDELTHLLPAPQPGLPCPQRSLWPVGSPVRLQTQNKYRGIVDCVIKTYRHESVLGFFKGLSFPLGSVALVNAVLFGVYSNCLLLLSATAPQQRRAQPPAYQHVFFAGCIAGAVQAYFLAPVDLVKVRLQNQTEARAAGGGAPPRYRGPLHCTGAILREEGPLGLFRGAWALVLRDTPTSGLYFLTYQGLCRWLTPEGGDPGPATMLVAGGCAGTASWVTATPLDVVKSRMQMDGPERRAYRGLLDCVVRSVRRDGPGVFFRGLTLNSARAFPVNAVTFFSYEQLLRLLG
- the SLC25A45 gene encoding solute carrier family 25 member 45 isoform X1 translates to MAAQKPGWGSRLQDVSDPGPFGDPTDELTHLLPAPQPGLPCPQRSLWPVGSPTLFLLAPPGLTPGPERGALGLLLGHPMDTVKVRLQTQNKYRGIVDCVIKTYRHESVLGFFKGLSFPLGSVALVNAVLFGVYSNCLLLLSATAPQQRRAQPPAYQHVFFAGCIAGAVQAYFLAPVDLVKVRLQNQTEARAAGGGAPPRYRGPLHCTGAILREEGPLGLFRGAWALVLRDTPTSGLYFLTYQGLCRWLTPEGGDPGPATMLVAGGCAGTASWVTATPLDVVKSRMQMDGPERRAYRGLLDCVVRSVRRDGPGVFFRGLTLNSARAFPVNAVTFFSYEQLLRLLG
- the SLC25A45 gene encoding solute carrier family 25 member 45 isoform X3 encodes the protein MPAEEFVAGWISGALGLLLGHPMDTVKVRLQTQNKYRGIVDCVIKTYRHESVLGFFKGLSFPLGSVALVNAVLFGVYSNCLLLLSATAPQQRRAQPPAYQHVFFAGCIAGAVQAYFLAPVDLVKVRLQNQTEARAAGGGAPPRYRGPLHCTGAILREEGPLGLFRGAWALVLRDTPTSGLYFLTYQGLCRWLTPEGGDPGPATMLVAGGCAGTASWVTATPLDVVKSRMQMDGPERRAYRGLLDCVVRSVRRDGPGVFFRGLTLNSARAFPVNAVTFFSYEQLLRLLG
- the SLC25A45 gene encoding solute carrier family 25 member 45 isoform X4; this translates as MSRNCLLLLSATAPQQRRAQPPAYQHVFFAGCIAGAVQAYFLAPVDLVKVRLQNQTEARAAGGGAPPRYRGPLHCTGAILREEGPLGLFRGAWALVLRDTPTSGLYFLTYQGLCRWLTPEGGDPGPATMLVAGGCAGTASWVTATPLDVVKSRMQMDGPERRAYRGLLDCVVRSVRRDGPGVFFRGLTLNSARAFPVNAVTFFSYEQLLRLLG